The following are from one region of the Hyphomicrobium album genome:
- a CDS encoding flagellin N-terminal helical domain-containing protein produces the protein MASINTNVAAMTALRSLTATNSALTQTQERISTGLRVATAADNAAYWSIATTMKSDNSALSTVQDALGLGAAFVDVAYTALDEAKNIVTKIKDKLVAAAQPGLDRAKIQTEVTELQAQLGGMSGAATLQGQNWLSVDSSAAGYNATKQIVSSISRAGGAISVQTISINTSSMVLFDSNAAVAGVGILDGYRNGTTGAIYAVQPAVPAATDFRLANINISALTDSTADLATLDGYIKGADRAITEMAAGATALGAAKARIEIQTSFVSSLMDAIEGGISQLVDADMNEESTRLQALQVKQQLGIQALSIANGSSQSILRLFQ, from the coding sequence ATGGCTAGTATCAACACCAACGTCGCCGCAATGACCGCATTGCGGTCGCTGACGGCTACAAACTCGGCGCTCACGCAAACCCAGGAACGCATCTCGACGGGCCTGCGCGTCGCGACCGCCGCCGACAACGCTGCCTACTGGTCGATCGCGACCACGATGAAGTCGGACAACTCTGCCCTCTCCACCGTGCAGGATGCCCTCGGGCTCGGCGCCGCCTTCGTCGACGTGGCCTACACGGCCCTTGACGAGGCGAAGAACATCGTCACCAAGATCAAGGACAAGCTCGTCGCCGCCGCTCAGCCCGGCCTCGACCGCGCCAAGATCCAGACGGAAGTCACCGAGCTGCAGGCGCAGCTGGGCGGCATGTCTGGCGCGGCGACGCTGCAGGGCCAGAACTGGCTGTCCGTCGACTCGAGCGCGGCCGGCTACAACGCCACCAAGCAAATTGTGTCATCGATCAGCCGTGCCGGCGGCGCCATCTCGGTCCAGACGATCTCCATCAATACCAGCTCGATGGTGCTGTTCGATTCGAACGCGGCAGTGGCCGGTGTCGGCATCCTAGACGGCTATCGCAACGGAACGACGGGTGCGATCTATGCCGTGCAGCCAGCTGTTCCCGCCGCCACTGACTTCCGACTCGCCAACATCAACATCTCGGCGCTGACCGACAGCACGGCCGACCTCGCCACCCTCGACGGCTACATCAAGGGCGCCGACCGGGCGATCACCGAGATGGCCGCCGGCGCGACGGCACTCGGTGCCGCCAAGGCGCGCATCGAGATCCAGACGTCGTTCGTCTCCAGCCTCATGGACGCAATCGAAGGCGGCATCAGCCAGCTCGTCGACGCCGACATGAACGAGGAATCGACGCGCTTGCAGGCGCTGCAGGTGAAGCAGCAACTTGGCATCCAGGCGCTCTCGATCGCCAACGGCTCGAGCCAGAGCATCCTGCGTCTGTTCCAGTAA
- a CDS encoding flagellin N-terminal helical domain-containing protein → MASINTNVAAMTALRSLTATNSALTQTQERISTGLRVATAADNAAYWSIATTMKSDNSALSTVQDALGLGAAFVDVAYTAIDEAKNIVTKIKDKLVAAAQPGLDRAKIQTEVTELQAQLSGMAGAATLQGQNWLSVDSSAAGYNATKSIVSSISRAGGAISVQTISVNTASMVLFDANAAASGILDSTRNAATGVVDPAGTFTIAALNISALTDSTADLAILDGYIKGADRAITEMAAGATALGAAKARIEIQTSFVSSLMDAIEGGISQLVDADMNEESTRLQALQVKQQLGIQALSIANGSSQSILRLFQ, encoded by the coding sequence ATGGCTAGTATCAACACCAACGTCGCCGCAATGACCGCATTGCGGTCGCTGACGGCTACCAACTCGGCGCTCACGCAAACCCAGGAACGCATCTCGACGGGCCTGCGCGTCGCCACCGCCGCCGACAACGCCGCCTACTGGTCGATCGCGACCACGATGAAGTCGGACAACTCGGCCCTCTCCACGGTGCAGGACGCCCTCGGCCTCGGCGCCGCCTTCGTCGACGTGGCCTACACCGCCATCGACGAGGCGAAGAACATCGTCACCAAGATCAAGGACAAGCTCGTCGCCGCGGCGCAGCCCGGCCTCGACCGCGCCAAGATCCAGACGGAAGTCACCGAGCTGCAGGCTCAGCTCTCCGGCATGGCCGGCGCCGCGACACTGCAGGGCCAGAACTGGCTGTCGGTTGACTCCAGCGCTGCCGGCTACAACGCCACGAAGAGCATCGTCTCCTCGATCAGCCGTGCCGGCGGCGCCATTTCGGTGCAGACGATTTCCGTCAATACCGCCTCGATGGTGCTGTTCGACGCCAACGCTGCCGCCAGCGGCATCCTCGATAGCACGCGTAACGCAGCGACCGGTGTGGTGGACCCCGCCGGTACGTTCACCATCGCAGCGCTCAACATCTCGGCGCTGACCGACAGCACCGCCGACCTCGCCATCCTCGACGGCTACATCAAGGGCGCCGACCGGGCGATCACCGAGATGGCCGCCGGTGCGACGGCGCTCGGTGCCGCCAAGGCGCGCATCGAGATCCAGACGTCGTTCGTCTCTAGTCTCATGGACGCAATCGAAGGCGGCATCAGCCAGCTCGTCGACGCCGACATGAACGAAGAATCGACGCGCTTGCAGGCGCTGCAGGTGAAGCAGCAACTTGGCATCCAGGCGCTCTCGATCGCCAACGGCTCGAGCCAGAGCATCCTGCGTCTGTTCCAGTAA
- a CDS encoding flagellin N-terminal helical domain-containing protein, with the protein MASINTNVAAMTALRSLTATNSALTQTQERISTGLRVATAADNAAYWSIATTMKSDNSSLSTVQDALGLGAAFVDVAYTALDEAKNIVTKIKDKLVAAAQPGLDRAKIQTEVTELQAQLTGMAGAATLQGQNWLSVDSSAAGYNATKSIVSSISRAGGAISVQTISVNTGSMVLFDANAAASGILDSTRNATTGVVDPAGTFTIAALNISALTDSTADLAILDGYIKGADRAITEMAAGATALGAAKARIEIQTSFVSSLMDAIEGGISQLVDADMNEESTRLQALQVKQQLGIQALSIANGSSQSILRLFQ; encoded by the coding sequence ATGGCTAGTATCAACACCAACGTCGCCGCAATGACTGCATTGCGGTCGCTGACGGCTACCAACTCGGCGCTCACGCAAACCCAGGAACGCATCTCGACGGGCCTGCGCGTCGCGACCGCCGCCGACAACGCTGCCTACTGGTCGATCGCGACCACGATGAAGTCCGACAACTCTTCACTCTCCACCGTGCAGGACGCCCTCGGCCTTGGCGCCGCCTTCGTCGACGTGGCCTACACGGCCCTCGACGAGGCGAAGAACATCGTCACCAAGATCAAGGACAAGCTCGTCGCCGCGGCGCAGCCCGGCCTCGACCGCGCCAAGATCCAGACAGAAGTCACCGAACTGCAAGCGCAGCTGACCGGCATGGCCGGCGCGGCGACGCTGCAGGGCCAGAATTGGCTCTCCGTCGATTCGAGCGCGGCCGGCTACAACGCCACGAAGAGCATCGTCTCCTCGATCAGCCGTGCCGGCGGCGCCATTTCGGTGCAGACGATTTCCGTCAATACCGGTTCGATGGTGCTGTTCGACGCCAACGCTGCCGCCAGCGGCATCCTCGATAGCACGCGTAACGCAACGACCGGTGTGGTGGACCCCGCCGGTACCTTCACCATCGCGGCGCTCAACATTTCGGCGTTGACCGACAGCACCGCCGACCTCGCCATCCTCGACGGCTACATCAAGGGCGCCGACCGCGCGATCACCGAGATGGCCGCCGGTGCGACGGCGCTCGGTGCCGCCAAGGCACGCATCGAGATCCAGACGTCGTTCGTCTCCAGCCTCATGGACGCCATCGAAGGCGGCATCAGCCAGCTCGTCGATGCCGACATGAATGAAGAGTCGACGCGCTTGCAGGCGCTGCAGGTGAAGCAGCAACTTGGCATCCAGGCGCTCAGCATCGCCAACGGCTCGAGCCAGAGCATCCTGCGTCTGTTCCAGTAA
- a CDS encoding flagellar type III secretion system pore protein FliP — translation MKRGLLIVCLLLLSSVQVAAQQLPSLDSIMPPGDASAAGRIVQLVLLITVLSVAPGILIMVTCFTRFVIALSFLRAGIGLQTTPANLILISLALFMTLYVMAPTFDRAWQGGVAPLMENKITEAEAYERITAPFRAFMLANVRDKDLKLFNDLAHETLWAKQNKTEGDAAPPPPPTPPKTDEANLEMRVLIPAFMISELRRGFEIGFLMVLPFLVIDLIVATLTMSMGMMMLPPTVISLPFKILFFVLIDGWNLLVGGLIRSFA, via the coding sequence ATGAAAAGAGGTCTCCTCATCGTCTGCCTCCTGCTGCTGAGTTCTGTGCAGGTCGCGGCCCAGCAGTTGCCGAGCCTGGACTCAATCATGCCGCCGGGTGATGCATCGGCCGCAGGCCGGATCGTCCAGCTCGTTCTCTTGATTACGGTGCTGTCGGTCGCGCCGGGAATTCTCATCATGGTGACGTGCTTCACGCGATTCGTGATTGCACTGTCGTTCTTGAGGGCCGGGATAGGTCTGCAGACGACCCCAGCCAACTTGATCCTCATCAGCCTGGCGCTGTTCATGACTCTCTACGTCATGGCGCCGACCTTCGATCGGGCCTGGCAGGGGGGCGTCGCGCCCCTCATGGAGAATAAGATCACGGAGGCGGAGGCCTACGAGCGCATCACCGCCCCTTTTCGCGCTTTCATGCTCGCCAATGTGCGTGACAAGGATCTAAAGCTCTTCAATGACCTCGCTCACGAAACCCTCTGGGCGAAGCAGAACAAGACTGAGGGCGACGCCGCGCCGCCTCCGCCTCCCACTCCTCCCAAGACGGACGAGGCCAATCTCGAAATGCGCGTCCTCATACCCGCATTCATGATCTCCGAGCTCAGGCGCGGATTTGAGATCGGGTTTCTCATGGTTCTGCCGTTCCTGGTCATCGATCTGATCGTTGCAACTCTGACGATGTCGATGGGCATGATGATGCTGCCTCCGACCGTCATCTCTCTACCGTTCAAGATACTGTTCTTCGTGCTGATAGACGGCTGGAACCTGCTCGTCGGAGGGCTCATCCGATCCTTTGCGTAA
- the fliF gene encoding flagellar basal-body MS-ring/collar protein FliF, producing MAILAQGSPRKIAPATHKMDSVCLGRRMVWSDQLKQLWGNLLALGPRRLAALGLVGFTVFVAVGLGSYFLSRPDYETLYAGLESQDVSRIGAALQEAGISFDVNPEGTTVLVHPGQASRARMLLAEKGLPSSAGAGYELFDKMGAIGLTSFMQEITRIRALEGEIARTIQGMKGVRAARVHIVMAEAGSFRRSTQQPSASVVIRTDSAADFSSAQAIRHLVAAAIPGMTVDKVRVLSTDGTVLAAGDGTFNAAPTKMLELERTVASELKQNVSETLAPYIGIDNFELSVAARLNIDKRQINETAFDPDSRFERSRRTIKEKSNSKDSDTSQPVGVDQNLPAEQTQGAAADKGSSRSSERKEELKNFEANSKTISTVSDGYRIDALTVAVVINRKRLQALLGEKASQEAIDAKLKEVESLVSSATGADQKRGDRITVAAVEFLAAGDLLEPVASPGVGAYLLDQMGTFAKALAVVAAALILAWFGLRPATRMLLEFQPPQVAETANQLPFEPQIASAFAMDSQFASEPAPDLIGDLTSKINRTPQKRLEQMVDYDEDQVVAILKQWLRGGT from the coding sequence TTGGCAATTCTCGCGCAAGGTTCCCCACGAAAGATCGCTCCGGCAACCCATAAAATGGATTCGGTTTGCCTGGGGAGGCGCATGGTCTGGAGCGATCAGCTGAAGCAGTTGTGGGGCAACTTGCTTGCCCTCGGTCCGCGGCGGCTGGCGGCGCTAGGCCTCGTCGGGTTCACTGTCTTCGTGGCCGTCGGCCTTGGCAGCTACTTTTTGAGCCGGCCCGACTACGAGACTTTGTACGCCGGGCTTGAATCCCAGGACGTCTCGCGCATCGGTGCGGCGCTGCAGGAAGCGGGCATTTCCTTCGACGTCAATCCGGAAGGTACGACGGTCCTGGTCCATCCCGGGCAAGCCTCGCGGGCGCGGATGCTTCTGGCGGAAAAGGGTCTGCCAAGTAGCGCCGGCGCCGGCTACGAGCTCTTCGACAAGATGGGCGCTATCGGCCTGACCTCCTTCATGCAGGAAATCACGCGGATACGCGCGCTCGAAGGCGAGATCGCGCGCACCATCCAAGGCATGAAGGGCGTTCGAGCGGCGCGTGTTCATATCGTCATGGCGGAGGCCGGCTCTTTCCGCCGCAGCACTCAGCAACCTTCGGCGTCGGTGGTAATCCGCACCGACTCCGCAGCGGATTTCTCGTCTGCTCAGGCGATTCGCCACCTTGTTGCAGCCGCCATTCCGGGGATGACGGTAGACAAGGTCCGCGTTCTCAGCACCGACGGTACCGTGCTTGCCGCCGGCGACGGAACCTTCAACGCAGCGCCAACCAAGATGCTGGAGCTGGAGCGAACCGTTGCAAGCGAGCTGAAGCAAAACGTGAGCGAGACGCTGGCGCCCTACATAGGCATCGACAATTTCGAGCTCAGTGTTGCCGCCCGCCTCAACATTGATAAGCGCCAGATCAACGAGACCGCCTTCGATCCCGACTCGCGGTTCGAGCGCTCTCGGCGCACGATCAAGGAGAAGTCGAACTCGAAGGATTCAGACACTTCTCAACCTGTCGGAGTGGACCAGAACCTTCCGGCTGAGCAGACGCAAGGCGCGGCGGCAGACAAGGGTTCGTCACGGTCAAGCGAGCGCAAGGAGGAGCTCAAGAATTTCGAAGCAAACTCCAAGACGATCTCGACTGTTAGCGACGGCTATAGGATCGACGCCCTGACGGTCGCCGTGGTGATCAACCGCAAACGTTTGCAGGCGCTGTTGGGCGAGAAGGCCTCCCAAGAGGCGATAGATGCAAAGCTGAAGGAGGTTGAGAGTCTGGTCTCATCGGCGACGGGCGCCGATCAGAAGCGCGGCGACCGGATTACGGTGGCAGCGGTCGAATTCCTGGCCGCCGGCGATCTGCTAGAGCCTGTAGCGTCCCCTGGGGTCGGCGCCTATCTGCTCGACCAGATGGGCACGTTTGCGAAGGCCCTCGCCGTAGTCGCTGCTGCCCTGATACTCGCATGGTTCGGCTTGCGGCCTGCGACGCGCATGCTGCTCGAGTTCCAGCCTCCTCAGGTTGCCGAAACCGCAAATCAGTTGCCGTTTGAACCGCAAATTGCCTCGGCGTTTGCCATGGACTCGCAGTTCGCTTCCGAGCCCGCTCCAGACCTCATCGGAGATTTGACCAGCAAGATCAATCGCACACCGCAGAAGCGGCTCGAGCAGATGGTGGACTACGACGAGGACCAGGTGGTCGCGATCCTTAAGCAGTGGCTGCGTGGAGGGACATAG
- a CDS encoding flagellin N-terminal helical domain-containing protein: protein MASINTNVAAMTALRSLTATNQALTQTQDRISTGLRVATAADNAAYWSIATTMKSDNSALSTVQDALGLGAATVDVAYTAIDQAKNIVTKIKDKLVAAAQPGLDRAKIQTEITELQAQLSGMAGAATLQGQNWLSVDSSVAGYNAVKNIVSSISRAGGSISVQTISINTGAMVLFDTNAAASGILDSTRNATTGVVDPAGTFTIATLNISALTDSTADLAILDGYIKGADRAITEMAAGATALGAAKARIEIQQSFVDSLMDAIEGGISQLVDADMNEESTKLQALQVKQQLGIQALSIANGSSQSILRLFQQ, encoded by the coding sequence ATGGCCAGTATCAACACCAACGTCGCCGCAATGACCGCGTTGCGGTCGCTGACGGCAACCAATCAGGCCCTCACGCAAACCCAGGACCGCATCTCGACCGGCCTGCGCGTCGCGACCGCCGCCGACAACGCCGCCTACTGGTCGATCGCGACCACGATGAAGTCGGACAACTCTGCGCTCTCCACGGTGCAGGACGCGCTCGGTCTTGGCGCTGCCACCGTCGACGTGGCCTACACCGCCATCGACCAGGCGAAGAACATCGTCACCAAGATCAAGGACAAGCTCGTCGCCGCGGCGCAGCCCGGCCTCGACCGCGCCAAGATCCAGACGGAAATCACCGAGCTGCAGGCGCAGCTCTCCGGCATGGCCGGTGCGGCAACGCTGCAGGGCCAGAACTGGCTTTCCGTCGATTCGAGCGTTGCCGGCTACAACGCCGTCAAGAATATCGTCTCATCGATCAGCCGTGCCGGCGGCTCCATTTCGGTGCAGACGATCTCCATCAACACCGGGGCCATGGTGCTGTTCGATACGAACGCTGCCGCCAGCGGCATCCTGGACAGCACGCGTAACGCAACGACAGGTGTGGTGGACCCCGCCGGTACCTTCACCATCGCGACGCTCAACATCTCGGCGTTGACCGACAGCACGGCCGATCTCGCCATCCTCGACGGCTACATCAAGGGCGCCGACCGGGCGATCACCGAGATGGCCGCCGGCGCGACGGCGCTCGGTGCCGCCAAGGCGCGCATCGAGATCCAGCAGTCGTTCGTCGACTCGCTCATGGACGCCATCGAGGGCGGCATCAGCCAGCTGGTCGATGCCGACATGAACGAGGAATCGACGAAGCTGCAGGCGCTGCAGGTGAAGCAGCAACTCGGCATCCAGGCGCTCAGCATCGCCAACGGCTCGAGCCAGAGCATCCTGCGTCTGTTCCAGCAGTAA
- the flgA gene encoding flagellar basal body P-ring formation chaperone FlgA, which yields MVALCFGSRSAHLIAAVFCLAGALPAHAGQVLLPVPRVTIYPGQVIEKGMLVDRAFRSGSAEQAVATTSSDGLIGKVARQTLLPGRPVTQAALRAPHAITQGQAAMVIFQSGALTITGSAIALQSGATGDVVSVRNVDSGRIIKGTIGSDGAVHVGGP from the coding sequence ATGGTCGCTCTTTGCTTTGGATCCCGATCGGCGCACCTCATCGCTGCTGTATTTTGTCTAGCAGGCGCGCTCCCGGCACATGCCGGCCAAGTGCTATTGCCTGTCCCGCGCGTCACGATTTACCCGGGACAGGTGATCGAGAAGGGAATGCTTGTCGATCGCGCCTTTCGGTCGGGGAGCGCCGAACAAGCAGTGGCGACGACTTCGAGCGACGGGTTAATCGGCAAGGTGGCCCGCCAAACCCTGCTGCCGGGACGTCCTGTCACCCAAGCTGCACTCAGAGCGCCGCACGCCATCACCCAGGGACAGGCGGCGATGGTCATTTTTCAGAGTGGCGCGTTGACCATTACGGGCAGTGCCATTGCGCTCCAGTCCGGAGCGACCGGCGACGTGGTGTCCGTGCGCAATGTCGATAGCGGGAGAATCATAAAGGGGACGATCGGGTCCGACGGAGCTGTGCACGTGGGCGGTCCATGA
- the flgH gene encoding flagellar basal body L-ring protein FlgH — protein sequence MIARIAICPLLVALLTACAVDVRDFNREPHMTPVGSGLVPKRVAMISEPAPEPTYRGNNSIWQDSRADLFSDLRARRIGDTVTVKIFMKDRASLANDSERKRDASNSLDLGFTYGATSSDITIANGGELGASADSQTKTKSEGGIERSEKIDLLVAAVVSDVLPNGNLVISGSQEVRVNFEMRVLNVAGIVRPVDISADNSIAYEKIAEARIAYGGRGRLMEVQQPPWGQQLVDNVFPW from the coding sequence ATGATCGCAAGGATCGCCATTTGCCCTCTGCTTGTAGCTCTGTTGACCGCATGCGCGGTCGACGTGCGCGATTTCAATCGCGAGCCGCACATGACGCCGGTGGGCAGTGGTCTCGTGCCTAAGAGGGTCGCGATGATCAGCGAGCCGGCGCCGGAACCGACCTATCGGGGCAACAACTCAATTTGGCAGGATTCCCGCGCGGATCTCTTTTCCGATCTGCGCGCGAGGAGGATCGGCGATACCGTCACGGTCAAGATCTTCATGAAGGACAGGGCTTCGCTCGCCAACGATTCGGAGCGCAAGCGCGATGCGTCTAACTCGCTCGACCTCGGCTTTACCTATGGCGCCACTTCAAGCGACATCACGATCGCGAACGGGGGCGAATTGGGCGCAAGCGCAGACTCCCAGACCAAGACCAAGAGCGAGGGCGGGATCGAACGCTCTGAGAAGATCGATCTCCTCGTTGCCGCCGTCGTCTCCGATGTCCTCCCGAACGGCAACCTCGTCATCAGCGGGTCGCAGGAGGTGCGCGTCAATTTCGAAATGCGCGTGTTGAACGTCGCCGGTATCGTGCGTCCAGTCGATATCTCCGCCGACAACTCGATCGCCTACGAGAAGATCGCCGAGGCCCGCATCGCTTACGGCGGTCGCGGACGCCTGATGGAGGTTCAGCAGCCGCCTTGGGGGCAGCAGCTGGTCGACAACGTGTTCCCCTGGTGA
- a CDS encoding flagellar basal body P-ring protein FlgI — protein MGPSNMPSFGAPTRIKNIVTIQGVRANQLVGYGLVIGLNGTGDSLRNSPFTDQSIQAMLDRMGVNIRRQNTRTRNSAAVIVTAELPPFVQTGATIDVTVSSLGDATSLLGGTLIMTPLNGPDQLVYGVAQGPVTVSGYQITGAAQTVTQNVPTSGRIPNGALIERESPGIFAAAEVIGLALRNPDFSTAIRVSDAINSYGLDRFGVQIANAGDLRSIAVKRPPSMSATRLMAEIGELIVEPDVPARVVVDERTGTIVIGRDVQISTVAVTHGNLTVTVTETPQVSQPLPFSEGQTVVTPETDISTYEQGGTLRIVRGTSLHVLVRGLNMMGLKPQGIIAVLQTIKTSGALQAELVVQ, from the coding sequence ATGGGCCCATCCAACATGCCATCGTTTGGCGCCCCCACGCGGATCAAGAACATCGTCACTATTCAAGGTGTCCGCGCCAATCAGCTGGTGGGCTATGGCCTGGTGATCGGTCTCAACGGAACCGGCGATAGTCTGCGCAACTCGCCGTTCACCGACCAATCGATACAGGCGATGCTCGATCGTATGGGCGTGAACATTCGCCGACAGAACACGCGCACGCGCAATTCGGCGGCCGTCATCGTCACTGCCGAACTCCCGCCCTTCGTCCAAACCGGAGCGACGATTGACGTAACTGTCTCCTCGCTCGGCGACGCGACGTCGCTTCTGGGAGGGACGTTGATCATGACCCCTCTCAACGGACCAGACCAACTCGTCTACGGAGTGGCTCAGGGCCCCGTCACCGTTTCCGGCTACCAGATCACTGGCGCCGCCCAAACGGTGACGCAGAATGTCCCCACCTCGGGTCGCATCCCCAACGGGGCGCTCATCGAGCGCGAGTCGCCAGGTATATTTGCGGCAGCCGAAGTCATTGGCCTCGCGCTGCGCAATCCCGACTTTTCAACTGCGATCCGCGTCTCGGACGCTATCAATTCCTACGGCCTGGATCGATTTGGCGTGCAGATTGCGAATGCAGGCGATCTGCGCTCCATCGCTGTGAAACGCCCGCCCTCGATGTCAGCGACACGTTTGATGGCGGAAATCGGCGAGCTCATCGTCGAACCGGACGTGCCCGCTCGCGTCGTCGTAGACGAGCGAACGGGAACGATTGTGATCGGGCGCGACGTGCAGATTTCCACGGTGGCGGTAACGCACGGAAATCTGACGGTGACGGTCACCGAGACACCGCAGGTCTCGCAACCGTTGCCTTTCTCGGAAGGCCAGACCGTGGTGACACCGGAAACCGACATCTCAACCTACGAGCAAGGTGGGACGCTGCGGATTGTTCGAGGCACCAGCCTGCACGTATTGGTCCGCGGGCTGAACATGATGGGGTTGAAGCCGCAGGGGATCATAGCCGTCCTGCAAACAATCAAGACCTCTGGTGCGCTTCAGGCTGAACTCGTGGTGCAATGA
- a CDS encoding flagellar basal body-associated FliL family protein produces the protein MTTANEEGSVAEGKTPPRQLSTFHFILIVAALTLAAAGVGFLSGLRILSSAQETVASKGVEPPPLLGGLQHVDSANLRTMTPIVTNLAGSPPVWIRLEASLVFHDNPKDADALAARISEDIVGFLRTVSVAQIEGAIGFQHLSEDLNDRVRVRSNGRVQELVIQGLIIE, from the coding sequence ATGACGACAGCCAACGAAGAAGGAAGTGTAGCTGAGGGCAAGACACCCCCCCGGCAACTTTCCACGTTCCACTTTATCCTCATCGTCGCCGCGCTGACGCTGGCGGCAGCAGGCGTCGGGTTTCTATCCGGCCTGCGAATTCTCTCCAGCGCGCAGGAGACCGTGGCAAGCAAGGGAGTTGAGCCGCCGCCGCTGCTCGGCGGGCTACAGCACGTGGACAGTGCGAATCTGAGAACCATGACGCCGATCGTGACGAACTTGGCAGGGAGCCCGCCTGTCTGGATCCGCCTCGAGGCGTCTCTCGTCTTCCATGACAATCCTAAAGACGCAGACGCGCTCGCCGCCCGCATCTCGGAAGATATCGTCGGCTTTCTACGCACGGTTTCGGTAGCGCAGATAGAGGGAGCGATCGGCTTCCAGCATCTGAGTGAGGATTTGAACGACCGCGTGCGCGTGCGCAGCAACGGTCGAGTGCAGGAGCTCGTCATTCAAGGATTGATCATCGAATGA
- the flgG gene encoding flagellar basal-body rod protein FlgG, which produces MRALAIAATGMSAQQLNVEVIANNIANINTTAFKRARAEFTDLLYQDERPAGVPNRGNQQPIPEGAQVGLGVRNAAIRNLHIQGALTSTGNKLDLAINGRGWFQIEGASGETFYTRAGSFNKNAEGQIVTIDGNLLTPQITVPAETTEIVVNESGEVFALTSGQTTMQSLGQITLANFANDAGLEALGGNLYQETTASGSPVVGVPGDPSFGTVEQGYLELSNVDPVKEITELITAQRSYEMNSKVIQAVDEMYSTVSRG; this is translated from the coding sequence ATGAGAGCGCTCGCGATCGCAGCCACGGGAATGAGTGCGCAGCAGTTGAACGTTGAGGTGATCGCGAACAACATCGCGAACATCAACACAACGGCGTTCAAGCGCGCACGGGCAGAATTCACAGATCTGCTCTATCAGGATGAGCGGCCGGCCGGCGTACCGAACCGGGGCAACCAACAGCCAATTCCCGAGGGTGCTCAGGTTGGTCTTGGCGTCCGCAACGCGGCTATCCGTAACCTGCATATCCAGGGCGCCCTTACCAGCACCGGCAACAAACTCGATCTGGCAATCAACGGCCGCGGCTGGTTTCAGATCGAGGGGGCGAGCGGCGAGACGTTCTACACCCGCGCCGGCAGCTTCAACAAGAACGCGGAGGGTCAGATCGTCACGATCGACGGCAACCTCCTGACGCCGCAGATCACCGTTCCGGCGGAGACGACGGAGATCGTCGTCAACGAGAGCGGCGAAGTCTTTGCGCTCACCAGCGGGCAGACCACCATGCAGTCCCTCGGTCAAATCACGTTGGCCAATTTCGCCAACGATGCTGGTCTCGAGGCGCTGGGAGGCAATCTCTACCAGGAGACGACGGCGTCCGGTTCGCCGGTGGTCGGCGTGCCGGGGGATCCCAGCTTCGGCACCGTGGAGCAGGGCTACCTTGAGCTCTCCAACGTCGATCCGGTGAAGGAAATCACCGAGCTGATCACGGCGCAGCGGTCTTACGAAATGAACTCCAAGGTCATTCAGGCCGTGGATGAAATGTACAGCACGGTATCGAGAGGCTAA
- a CDS encoding MotE family protein, producing MLSPADSARLFAEEGDAPPDALITGTVDGQGSDLARGYCANIAGTAAEARIALQRAKLAEAEKAIGYRITALEVKTAEYKVWVDRRDQFLKRATASLVKIYTQMEPDAASLQLAAMDEETAAALLVKLEPQNASAILNEMAPEKAARLTATIAGAVRAPKPNGGPAGAAAAPPTGYAPQRADSPEGRS from the coding sequence ATGCTGTCGCCAGCCGACTCGGCCCGGTTGTTCGCCGAGGAGGGAGATGCGCCGCCCGACGCGTTGATCACCGGTACGGTGGACGGTCAAGGCTCCGATCTTGCGCGCGGGTATTGCGCCAACATCGCCGGTACGGCGGCGGAAGCACGCATCGCTTTGCAGAGGGCGAAGCTTGCCGAAGCCGAAAAGGCGATCGGCTATCGAATAACCGCGTTGGAGGTGAAGACCGCGGAGTACAAGGTCTGGGTCGACCGGCGCGACCAGTTCCTGAAACGCGCCACGGCCTCGCTGGTGAAGATCTACACCCAAATGGAGCCCGACGCGGCTTCGCTGCAGCTCGCTGCCATGGACGAGGAAACGGCGGCCGCGCTCTTGGTGAAGCTCGAGCCACAAAACGCGAGCGCCATCTTGAACGAGATGGCGCCGGAAAAGGCGGCACGGCTGACGGCTACGATTGCCGGCGCCGTGCGGGCGCCGAAGCCGAACGGGGGTCCCGCGGGCGCCGCGGCTGCGCCACCAACTGGGTACGCGCCTCAACGCGCCGACTCCCCTGAGGGCAGGTCATGA